The genomic stretch TTCCCACTGGTAAGTTAGTTATCGTTAAAAGGCTATTAAAATAAATATTAAAATTATCTGCTAAATACTTTTTATAATCTTTTTCAAGATTTTTTTGATTAGGAGTTAACCTGAAATTATTATTCTTAGGTAAAGGAGGATTATATACCAAATCAATAATTAAACTACAATCTATTCCATAACCAAGTTCATTAAGTTTTTGTAAGGCTAAAATTGATTTATTATATACTCCATTGCCTCTTTGTTTATCGACATTATCTTCTAAATAACAGGGTAAAGAAGCCACAACTCTTACTTGATTCTTAACAAAATATTCAGGTAAATATTCGTAGCTAGATTCAAAAAAAATAGTTAAATTCGATCGAACAATCACTTCTTTATTGTTACTTCGAGCTGCTTCTACTAATTCCTTAAAACCATAGTGCATTTCGGGCGCTCCTCCCGTTAAATCAACAGTTTTTATTTGAGAAAATTTATTAATTATTTTTACTAATTGTTGACAAATTTCTGGGGTTAATTCTTCTTTTCTTTTTGGAGATGCTTCTACATGGCAATGAATACAAGCTAGGTTACATTTTCTACCTAAGTTTATTTGTAAAACTGTTATTTTTTCTTTCGGTAAGCTATGATTTATTTTGTCAGCAAAATTAGTTATTTTTTCAGTAATTAGCATTATTTCTTAATAAACTTTTCAAGTTTTAATTTCAGTAATAATTAGTAAAATTTTTCAAAAAAGATATTTTAGACAGTTTATTATCCTTATTTTAACAACAAGATTTGGGAGGACAGCAAGATTTATTATCATCAATTTTTTTATTTTGTTTTGGTTTTTCTTTATAGGCTTTTACAGTCACAGAACGAAATTCAATACCATTAATTACTTGCCAAGGTTCAGTTTGTCTTGCTAAAATTTCTACTTGATTAAATCCCACATTTTCAAACATTTTTATAAATAAATCTTCTCTAAATGCCCCTGAAATACAACCACTCCATAATTCGGGATCATTAATCATTTCTAAGGTTAAATCTCGATCGCAAACTATATCAGAAATAACTGCTTTTCCTTCTGTTTTTAAAACTCGATAAATTTCATCAAATAATTGTTCTTTATCTTCTGGTTTAACTAAATTTAAAACACAATTAGACACCACTACATCGATCGAGTTATCTTTAATTAGAGGTTCTTCTTTTCTAAGTCGATCGCATTTCGCTTCAAAAATTCGTAGTTGTTCTAAACTGTTAATAGGATTATTTTTTAACCATAATTCAACTTTATCTAAAGGTAATTTTAAATCCTGAATTTTACCCTTAATAAAGTTTGTGTTTTGATAACCTAACTTATCACTAATTTCCTCTTGATATTTACGAGATAAATTAAGCATTTCATCATTAAAGTCCACTCCAATAACTTGACCATTTTGACCAACTTTTTGAGCAATAATATAACAGTTTTTTCCTGCTCCAGAGCCTAAATCTAAGACAGTTTCACCTTCATTAACGTATCGTGTAGGATCACCGCAACCATAATCTTTTGCTATAATTTCTTCAGGAATAATCTCTAAAAAACTACTATCATATTCAGTGGGACAACATAAACTTGGTTGATGTTCTTTTGCTCCTGCTTCATATCTTTCTAAAACCGATTTTTCTATATCATAACTCATATAATTTAATCCTAAAATACTGTCTAAATAATAAATTGAAAATACCTTCAATCATTAATTGTTTATTAAAGCTAGTTTACCTGAAATTTAGCTGAAGATAACCTTAAACTTAGTTAATTGATGATGATTGCTCCATAAAAGGCTAAAATAGGTAAGACCAAGTAAAGAAATCTCAGCGTCTATGGATGAAATTCCAGTTGCTTTAAGGGAAGCTAACAAAACTGTCAAATCAAGTTCGATCGTTACAAATAAGATTGGTATTATTATAGTAAGCGGTATTATTGTTCTATTGGCAGGAATTTTTTTCTTTTTCAATCGTAATTCTCAACCAATGCCTCAACCAGTGGAAAATGTTAACAATACTCCTCCTGTGGTAGAAAATGAAAATGAGTTACCAACGGAATCTAATCCGGAGGAAATCTTACCAGATAACATTCTAGGGCATTTACCTTACGAACAAGCTCCCCAAAGTGACTTAAAACCGATAACTCGTGATGGTGGTATTCAGTTAAGAGGAAAAGCCGCCGATAAATTTTTACAAATGCAAACAGACGCTAGGAGGCAAGGTATTATTTTAGCCCCTATTTCAGGATTTCGATCGATCAAAGATCAAGAATATCTTTTTTTTAAAGTAAAAGAGCAACGAAAACAACCTACCTCAAAAAGAGCTGAAGTTAGTGCCCCTCCGGGTTATAGTGAACATCATACAGGATATGCGATCGATATTGGAGACGGCAACGCACCAGCAACAAACTTAAATACTAATTTTGAGCAAACCTCTGCCTATAAATGGTTAAGTCAAAATGCCGCTAAATATAGTTTTGAGCTATCCTTTACTCCTGACAATTTGCAAGGTATTAGTTATGAGCCTTGGCATTGGCGTTTTGTCGGTGATACTCATAGTTTAGAAACTTTTTATAAAGCTCGTCAACTTACCACTAACTTACAACCAAGTTCTGACAATAAAAATTAATATTTACTATCCATGCTAGATTATCGTAATTTACTATCCGATTTAATTAACCGTTATCGTCACCGAGTTGATTTCTTAAGTATTCGTCTTGAAAAAGGAGAAGGTAGCAATATTGTTATCAAAAATAATCAAACAGAAAGCCTGAGTGAAGGAATATCTTTAGGTGGACAAATTCGTGCGTGTTATAAAGGGGGTTGGGGTTTTGCTACTTTCAATGACTTAACTCAACTACCTCTGAGAATTGAGGATGCCATTACTTCAGCCTTGCTAATTGGAGATGACGAGACTATTTTAGCACCTGTTGATCCTGTTCAAATCTCTTGTCAATTGCCTTTAACCGGTACAAATCCTCGTTTAATCTCTCTTGGTGACAAAAAAAGACTATGCGATCGATATAACCGTATTTTAAGCCAAGTTGATGAAAAAGTTACCAGCAGTTTAGTTAGTTATAGTGACAGTCAACAAACTATTCTTCTCGCCACTTCTGAAGGTACGATGATTGAGCAATCGTGGATTGACTGTGAAATGCGATTTAGTGCGATCGCCAAAAATGGGAAATCTGTGCAAACAGGAAGAGAAACCACAGGCACAAGAAAAGGTTATGAAGACTTAACCAACCTTGATAATATCGTTGCAAATGCTTCAAAAAGAGCCGTTAATGCCCTAAAATACCCTTCTGTCAATGGGGGTACATATACGGTAGTAATTGACCCTATTTTAACAGGTTTATTTGTTCATGAAGCCTTCGGTCACTTGTCTGAAGCTGATATGGCTTACGAAAACCCCGACTTACTAGAAGTAATGAGTATAGGACGTAAGTTTGGGGGAGAATATTTACAAATTTTTGATGGTGCAATGGTAGAAGGTCATCGAGGCAGTTATTATTATGATGATGAAGGTACACCAGCTACCACCACTCAGTTAATTAAGGATGGTGTTTTAGTGGGAAGACTTCACTCAAGGGAAACTGCGGGAAAATTAGGTGAAAAACCCACTGGTAATGCTAGATGTTTAAACTATCACTACCCACCGATCGTGCGTATGACTAACACATGGATAGCCAGAGGAAAAACTCCTGTACCAGATTTATTTACGAATATCAAGGAAGGAGTTTATGCGACTAACTGGATTGGAGGTATGACAAACGGAGAAATGTTTACTTTTACCGCCGGGGAAGCATGGATGATTCGAGATGGTAAAATTGCTGAACCCGTCAAAAATGTTACTTTATCAGGTAATGTTTTTAAAACTCTAGCAAATATAGAGTCGATCGGGGATGATTTTTATTGGGATGAATCTGGAGGTTGTGGTAAAGGAGGACAAAGTGGCTTACCGGTGGGCTGTGGTGGCCCTAGTTTGCGTATTAAAGATGTCGTTATTGGTGGCGAATAATTTTTAATAACTGAGGTTAAACAAAGCAAAATATTTGAGATTGAAGGTGTTAGGTATTAGGTTAAATTTTTCTAACAATAAAAAAACTGTGAAACCCTTAACTTTTCTCTTTTCCCTCTTCCCTAACCCTAGATGAGTTTTAGCTTACTTATTGTGATTAATGATACCAACAAAAACTCCAATTAATGGTCATAATCCATGAGAAGATTAATTAAAGTGAAAAAATGTTACCTCTGATAGAAGGATTTTTAAATGGTATAAGCATTGGTTCAGTTCTATTAATTGCCGCCCTAGGATTAGCCATCGTTTTTGGTTTGATGGGAGTAATTAATTTAGCACACGGTGAATTGATGATGTTAGGTGCTTATACAACTTTTGTTGTGCAAAATATTTTTAAGCCTTTGGGTGAACCTTGGTTTAATTTTTATATTATTGTCGCTATTCCTGTGGCTTTTATAGTAGCGGCGATCGCAGGGATAATTTTAGAACGAGGTGTAATTCGTTTTCTTTATGGGCGGCCACTAGAAACCCTTTTGGCAACTTGGGGGGTTAGCTTAATTCTCCGTCAATTGGTAAGAAGTGTAAACTGGTCAATGACGATCGGTATAGTGGTATTCTCTTTATTATTTTTTGGCGGAATGTGGTTTTTATCCCGTCAAGGCAATTGGGAACAGATTCGAGCTAAATTCATCGCCATTACTTTACCTTTAGCTAGTGCGATCGCTATTATTACGGGAATATTAATTAACAGTTCTAAAAATCAAGCCTTAACGAAAGCCTGGTTTAGTGCGAGAAACGTTGATGTAACTGCTCCTGCATGGTTAAGAGGTGGAATCCCACTGGGCGCATTTCAATTTCCCATGGCAAGGGTGTTTATTATTGTCCTAACTATTCTTTGTATCGTTGGGGTATATTGGTTTTTGAATGGATCAGATTGGGGTTTAAAAATTAGAGCCGTTACCCAAAACCGCACTATGAGTTCTTGCTTAGGTATTCCTACTGCTACCGTTGACGCTTTAACTTTTGCTTTAGGTTCAGGATTAGCCGGAATTGCAGGAGTCGCTATCAGTTTACTTGGTTCTGTTGGGCCTAATACAGGACAAAATTATATTGTAGATGCTTTTATGGTGGTGGTTGTTGGCGGAGTAGGTAATTTACTTGGTACTATTATTGCGGCATTGTCGATCGGTACTATATCTTATATTGTCGGTTCTGGTAGTATTGGATTAGTGCTTATGTCTCAAAATGTCGGATCTTCATTCATGGAGATTATTAATTTCTTTGCGAATACTAGCATGGCGAAGGTATTAGTATTTATTATGATTATTACTTTTTTACAAATTAAACCTTCTGGTATTTTCCCTCAAAAAGGACGTACGGCTGAGTTATAGGAATAGAGAAAGAGAAAAAGAGGAGAAATATTATTTGATTCCTCATTTCTCATTCCTCATGTCTTATTTATGCAGTAACTAATTGAGGGCGTTTGCTGTTACGAATAGAAGAAATTGCCTCAGCATAATCGGGGGCATTGAATACGGCTGAACCAGCGACGATCGCATTAGCACCTGCTTCGAGTACTTGCCATGTATTGTTTGCTTTTAAACCGCCGTCAACTTCAATCCAAGGATCTAAACCTCGATCGTCACACATTTGACGTAAAGCTCTGATTTTAGGAACTACGGTAGGGATGAAACTTTGTCCACCAAAGCCGGGGTTAACACTCATGATTAAAACTAAATCACAAACATCAATAACATACTCAATTAATTCTAAAGGAGTGGAAGGATTAAGTACAACTCCAGATAGTTTGCCTAACTCACGAATTTGACATAAAGTACGATGTAAGTGAGGAGACGCATTATGTTCAGCGTGAACCGAAATAATATCTGCTCCTGCTTTGGCAAAATCTTCTACATACTTTTCAGGTTCAACGATCATTAAATGAACATCTAAAGGTTTTTTGGTATAAGGGCGAATTGCTTGTACAATTAAGGGACCGATC from Geminocystis sp. NIES-3709 encodes the following:
- the arsS gene encoding arsenosugar biosynthesis radical SAM (seleno)protein ArsS (Some members of this family are selenoproteins.), whose protein sequence is MLITEKITNFADKINHSLPKEKITVLQINLGRKCNLACIHCHVEASPKRKEELTPEICQQLVKIINKFSQIKTVDLTGGAPEMHYGFKELVEAARSNNKEVIVRSNLTIFFESSYEYLPEYFVKNQVRVVASLPCYLEDNVDKQRGNGVYNKSILALQKLNELGYGIDCSLIIDLVYNPPLPKNNNFRLTPNQKNLEKDYKKYLADNFNIYFNSLLTITNLPVGRTNFYLDKYEIKDNYLQFLEANFNYNTLPNLMCRNQLSIDYLGNIYDCDFNQMTNTYSLSNNQKRLTVSQILKENNLDLISQIQTPNHCYGCTAGSGSSCGGSLTNV
- a CDS encoding D-alanyl-D-alanine carboxypeptidase family protein, which translates into the protein MDEIPVALREANKTVKSSSIVTNKIGIIIVSGIIVLLAGIFFFFNRNSQPMPQPVENVNNTPPVVENENELPTESNPEEILPDNILGHLPYEQAPQSDLKPITRDGGIQLRGKAADKFLQMQTDARRQGIILAPISGFRSIKDQEYLFFKVKEQRKQPTSKRAEVSAPPGYSEHHTGYAIDIGDGNAPATNLNTNFEQTSAYKWLSQNAAKYSFELSFTPDNLQGISYEPWHWRFVGDTHSLETFYKARQLTTNLQPSSDNKN
- a CDS encoding TldD/PmbA family protein — its product is MLDYRNLLSDLINRYRHRVDFLSIRLEKGEGSNIVIKNNQTESLSEGISLGGQIRACYKGGWGFATFNDLTQLPLRIEDAITSALLIGDDETILAPVDPVQISCQLPLTGTNPRLISLGDKKRLCDRYNRILSQVDEKVTSSLVSYSDSQQTILLATSEGTMIEQSWIDCEMRFSAIAKNGKSVQTGRETTGTRKGYEDLTNLDNIVANASKRAVNALKYPSVNGGTYTVVIDPILTGLFVHEAFGHLSEADMAYENPDLLEVMSIGRKFGGEYLQIFDGAMVEGHRGSYYYDDEGTPATTTQLIKDGVLVGRLHSRETAGKLGEKPTGNARCLNYHYPPIVRMTNTWIARGKTPVPDLFTNIKEGVYATNWIGGMTNGEMFTFTAGEAWMIRDGKIAEPVKNVTLSGNVFKTLANIESIGDDFYWDESGGCGKGGQSGLPVGCGGPSLRIKDVVIGGE
- the urtB gene encoding urea ABC transporter permease subunit UrtB; protein product: MLPLIEGFLNGISIGSVLLIAALGLAIVFGLMGVINLAHGELMMLGAYTTFVVQNIFKPLGEPWFNFYIIVAIPVAFIVAAIAGIILERGVIRFLYGRPLETLLATWGVSLILRQLVRSVNWSMTIGIVVFSLLFFGGMWFLSRQGNWEQIRAKFIAITLPLASAIAIITGILINSSKNQALTKAWFSARNVDVTAPAWLRGGIPLGAFQFPMARVFIIVLTILCIVGVYWFLNGSDWGLKIRAVTQNRTMSSCLGIPTATVDALTFALGSGLAGIAGVAISLLGSVGPNTGQNYIVDAFMVVVVGGVGNLLGTIIAALSIGTISYIVGSGSIGLVLMSQNVGSSFMEIINFFANTSMAKVLVFIMIITFLQIKPSGIFPQKGRTAEL
- the rpe gene encoding ribulose-phosphate 3-epimerase, with the protein product MSNKEVVISPSILSADFSRLGDEIKAVDEAGADWIHVDVMDGRFVPNITIGPLIVQAIRPYTKKPLDVHLMIVEPEKYVEDFAKAGADIISVHAEHNASPHLHRTLCQIRELGKLSGVVLNPSTPLELIEYVIDVCDLVLIMSVNPGFGGQSFIPTVVPKIRALRQMCDDRGLDPWIEVDGGLKANNTWQVLEAGANAIVAGSAVFNAPDYAEAISSIRNSKRPQLVTA